From Desulfosalsimonas propionicica, the proteins below share one genomic window:
- a CDS encoding lysoplasmalogenase encodes MQSKQEFGGSNLQKFYFPGFTLVFVLGAAVFLVMLAAGITGPARTAAKAVPVATLLVLVIGDMDGFVRICLAGALLGSVAGDILLDLPYDALFVFGLAAFLAGHLFYTLLFFRYARLPGGFETAVTGAMMIFAAIMIWLFSGIEPALFKPVVLYIVVIVAMSIGALLVPAADRLLFYGALIFIASDVVLAVNKFLIPIPAGRIINITLYFSAQYIIITAARAIWKPSRRVK; translated from the coding sequence ATGCAGTCAAAGCAGGAGTTTGGCGGCAGCAATCTTCAAAAATTTTATTTCCCAGGCTTCACCCTGGTTTTTGTGCTGGGCGCGGCTGTCTTTCTTGTGATGCTGGCAGCCGGCATCACCGGCCCGGCCCGGACCGCGGCAAAGGCGGTACCCGTGGCCACACTGCTGGTGCTGGTCATCGGCGACATGGACGGCTTTGTCCGGATCTGCCTTGCCGGGGCCCTGTTGGGATCAGTGGCCGGCGACATCCTGCTGGACCTGCCCTATGATGCCTTGTTTGTCTTCGGACTGGCCGCGTTTCTGGCCGGACACCTGTTTTACACCCTGCTGTTTTTCCGGTATGCCCGGCTGCCCGGCGGGTTTGAAACCGCCGTGACCGGGGCCATGATGATTTTTGCCGCGATCATGATATGGTTGTTTTCCGGCATTGAACCGGCCCTTTTCAAGCCCGTGGTGCTCTACATTGTGGTGATTGTGGCCATGAGCATTGGCGCGCTTCTGGTGCCGGCCGCAGACCGGCTCCTGTTTTACGGGGCTTTAATCTTTATCGCCTCGGACGTGGTGCTTGCAGTCAACAAGTTTCTGATCCCCATCCCGGCCGGCCGGATCATCAACATCACCCTGTATTTCAGCGCCCAGTACATCATCATCACCGCCGCCCGGGCCATATGGAAACCATCCCGGCGCGTCAAATAA